In Aspergillus fumigatus Af293 chromosome 2, whole genome shotgun sequence, a genomic segment contains:
- a CDS encoding nicotinamidase, translated as MKAALIVVDMQEDFCPPDGSLAVQGARSIAPLINSLLANPGFVIRVASQDYHPRDHVSFASNHPEPNNRPFESVIQMNNPAPGKESETKEQRLWPVHCVGGTKGATIIPEIDSSKIDLHVKKGMDSRVEMYSAFSDAFGNLDPAVHTQSVDVDLKAVLAERGITHVFSAGIAGDYCVKYTAMDAARAGFKSFLVEDATRSVDSGAGWEEARRECEAAGVSIIQSDGPEIAALTAS; from the exons ATGAAGGCAGCATTAATTGTGGTAGATATGCAGGAAGATTTCTGCCCACCG GACGGATCACTTGCGGTACAAGGGGCTCGCTCCATTGCACCACTCATCAACTCCCTGCTCGCCAACCCAGGCTTCGTGATACGCGTAGCCTCGCAAGATTATCACCCCCGGGATCATGTATCCTTCGCGAGCAACCATCCTGAGCCTAACAATCGGCCATTTGAGTCCGTCATCCAGATGAACAATCCGGCGCCTGGAAAGGAAAGCGAGACCAAGGAGCAAAGGCTATGGCCCGTTCATTGCGTTGGAGGGACTAAGGGGGCCACTATCATCCCTGAGATTGACAGCAGTAAGATCGACCTGCACGTGAAAAAGGGCATGGACTCGCGCGTTGAGATGTACTCTGCCTTCTCGGATGCGTTTGGCAACCTTGACCCAGCTGTTCATACTCAGTCCGTGGACGTTGATCTCAAAGCAGTGCTGGCGGAGAGGGGCATCACGCATGTGTTTTCAGCGGGGATCGCGGGGGACTATTGTGTCAAATACACGGCTATGGATGCCGCGAGGGCTGGGTTCAAAAGTTTTCTTGTCGAGGATGCGACCAGAAGCGTTGATTCCGGTGCAGGATGGGAGGAGGCTAGGCGAGAGTGTGAAGCAGCGGGTGTATCGATAATTCAATCGGACGGGCCTGAGATTGCGGCTCTCACGGCGTCTTAG
- a CDS encoding putative DNA excision repair protein (Rad26L): protein MGGDWELQDTDVSTVDNTEDDDLDATHSSKPSIPPRYRDREFKSDPEPPQSTSDHERSKIKQLPSPSNRNTSVVHLADTESGDDSFNDGEAAYKQFKERRALKRKRSSANLRKSKKTKVANPDSFVGKRPKKENEQSTRTRPILRTYGEELPSDDELMEYTLPDYLQKRRTQFDRRMDHLKQSGLKLPPDFDDVEFSDDERLEFLKEKPAFRNIEPCGKYEDITLPYSLGLIPAPIAQWLRPYQVEGAAFLHELFVYQKGGILGDDMGLGKTVQVITFLTAAYGKTGDERDAKRMRKMRRSGRDGWYPRTLIVCPGTLIQNWISEFNRWGWWHVDTYHGDNKELALQAARSGRLEILITTYGTYLHNKDAVNMVEWDCVVADECHIIKERSSETTKAMNVVNALCRIGLTGTAIQNKYEELWTLLNWTNPGKLGPVTTWKRTISEPLKIGQSHDATLYQLSKARKTAKKLVENLLPQFFLRRMKTLIADQLPKKSDRVVFCPLTETQASAYENILDSDIVQYIKTSSDKCDCGSGKKAGWCCRQFLPSGGRWQNYVFPAIAILQKLSNHLATLIPQGADSLEKQEKDKEMLEIAVPDQWEQLYRTRDSIVNYANPEFCGKWKVLRKLLKWWHANGDKVLVFSHSVRLLKMLQMLFHYTSYNVSYLDGSMTYEERTKVVDEFNSDPKQFVFLISTRSGGVGLNITSANKVVVVDPNWNPSHDLQAQDRAYRIGQSRNVEVFRLISVGTIEEIVYARQIYKQQQANIGYNASSERRYFKGVQEKKDRKGEIFGLDNLFEFKTNNIVLRDIVNKTNVAESKAGVQVMDLAIDESDTKTTTVDSSSENKNQDDQVMSQLAAMIRGDADDAALQAQAAVTAQKHDPIQAILAGAGVEYTHLNNEVIGSSKVEERLSRRAELADEKLGEVQVFGSSQDRTEQGGILDKDGRPIRYKFHPPREVMKRQFCSMAKRFGFASATEFALVVEGMTQAQRRACLERWYTERQEILLGRR from the exons ATGGGCGGAGATTGGGAGTTACAAGACACCGATGTATCGACTGTTGACAATACGGAAGATGACGATCTCGATGCCACTCATTCCTCCAAACCGTCAATACCCCCTCGCT ATAGAGACCGGGAATTCAAATCAGACCCGGAACCCCCTCAGTCTACCTCCGATCATGAACGTTCCAAGATCAAGCAATTGCCGTCCCCTTCCAACCGCAATACCTCCGTTGTTCATTTAGCTGATACCGAGAGTGGCGACGATTCCTTCAACGATGGCGAAGCAGCGTACAAGCAGTTTAAAGAAAGGAGAGCTCTCAAGCGGAAGCGCAGCAGTGCTAATCTTCGCAAGTCTAAGAAAACCAAAGTGGCGAACCCTGACTCGTTTGTCGGCAAAAGGccgaaaaaagaaaatgagcAATCCACTCGCACGCGACCCATTCTAAGGACATATGGGGAAGAGCTTCCCTCGGACGATGAGCTCATGGAATATACGCTTCCGGACTACCTGCAGAAGCGTCGAACCCAGTTTGACCGGCGAATGGACCACCTGAAGCAGTCCGGATTAAAGCTGCCGCCAGATTTCGATGACGTGGAATTTTCCGATGATGAGCGGTTAGAGtttctcaaggagaagcctgCATTTAGGAATATTGAACCTTGCGGGAAGTATGAGGATATAACCCTTCCCTACTCGCTCGGGTTAATTCCGGCGCCAATTGCCCAATGGTTGCGGCCCTATCAGGTCGAAGGTGCCGCCTTTCTACATGAGCTGTTCGTTTATCAAAAAGGGGGCATTCTGGGTGACGACATGGGTCTGGGAAAGACGGTGCAAGTGATTACGTTTCTCACTGCTGCATACGGGAAGACTGGCGATGAAAGAGACGCcaaaaggatgaggaagatgaggcgAAGTGGTCGGGACGGTTGGTACCCGCGTACTTTGATTGTCTGTCCAGGGACCTTGATCCAGAACTGGATTTCGGAATTCAACCGTTGGGGCTGGTGGCATGTTGATACATACCATGGGGACAATAAGGAGCTCGCACTGCAAGCCGCGAGATCAGGCCGCTTGGAAATTCTCATTACGACCTATGGTACATATCTGCACAACAAGGATGCCGTTAACATGGTGGAATGGGACTGCGTCGTGGCGGACGAGTGCCACATCATAAAGGAACGCAGCTCGGAAACAACAAAAGCGATGAACGTGGTCAATGCACTTTGCAGAATCGGACTGACGGGCACCGCGATTCAGAACAAATACGAAGAATTGTGGACGCTGCTCAACTGGACGAATCCGGGAAAGCTTGGCCCGGTTACAACCTGGAAACGTACCATCTCAGAGCCATTGAAAATTGGGCAGTCACACGATGCCACTCTGTACCAACTCAGCAAAGCTCGCAAGACGGCGAAGAAGCTCGTTGAAAATCTCCTACCTCAGTTTTTCCTACGGCGCATGAAGACATTGATAGCCGATCAGCTTCCGAAGAAGAGCGACCGGGTTGTTTTCTGTCCGCTCACCGAGACGCAGGCAAGTGCTTACGAAAATATCCTCGACAGCGACATCGTTCAGTACATCAAGACATCCTCCGACAAGTGTGACTGCGGCTCAGGGAAGAAAGCAGGCTGGTGCTGCCGGCAGTTCCTGCCCTCCGGGGGCAGATGGCAGAACTATGTATTTCCCGCAATAGCTATACTCCAGAAGCTCAGCAACCACCTTGCAACACTCATACCGCAAGGGGCGGACTCCTTGGAGAAGCAAGAGAAGGATaaagagatgctggagattgCCGTTCCCGACCAGTGGGAGCAGCTCTATCGGACCCGAGACTCCATTGTTAACTACGCCAACCCTGAGTTCTGCGGGAAATGGAAGGTCCTCCGCAAGCTTCTGAAATGGTGGCATGCGAACGGTGACAAGGTGCTGGTGTTTTCGCACAGCGTTCGTCTTCTCAAGATGCTACAGATGCTCTTTCATTACACGAGCTACAATGTGAGCTACCTGGACGGCTCCATGACTTATGAGGAGCGGACGAAGGTTGTCGACGAGTTCAATTCCGACCCAAAACAGTTTGTCTTCCTAATCTCGACCCGGTCTGGAGGCGTTGGCCTGAACATCACCTCGGCGAATAAAGTCGTTGTCGTCGACCCAAACTGGAACCCTTCGCATGACCTACAGGCCCAGGACCGAGCGTACCGAATCGGTCAGTCCCGCAACGTCGAGGTCTTCCGCCTGATCTCCGTCGGCACGATCGAGGAGATTGTATACGCACGTCAGATATACAAGCAACAGCAGGCCAACATCGGCTATAACGCCAGCTCTGAACGGAGATACTTCAAGGGAgtgcaggagaagaaagaccgGAAGGGCGAGATTTTCGGGCTTGACAATCTGTTCGAGTTCAAAACCAACAACATCGTCCTCAGGGACATTGTCAACAAGACCAATGTCGCCGAGAGCAAGGCCGGCGTCCAAGTCATGGACCTAGCCATTGACGAATCCGACACAAAAACTACCACGGTCGACAGCAGCTCTGAAAACAAGAATCAAGACGACCAAGTCATGAGCCAGTTAGCCGCAATGATCCGCGGTGATGCTGACGACGCCGCACTGCAGGCGCAGGCCGCCGTAACTGCGCAGAAACACGATCCCATCCAGGCCATCCTCGCAGGCGCGGGCGTTGAATACACCCATTTGAATAACGAAGTCATCGGCTCGTCCAAGGTGGAAGAACGACTCAGTCGGCGTGCCGAGCTAGCCGATGAAAAACTAGGCGAGGTACAGGTTTTCGGGTCCTCGCAAGACAGGACCGAGCAGGGTGGTATTCTGGACAAGGACGGCCGGCCCATCCGGTACAAGTTCCATCCGCCACGGGAGGTAATGAAACGCCAGTTTTGCAGTATGGCGAAGCGGTTCGGGTTCGCTAGTGCCACTGAATTTGCACTTGTGGTGGAGGGTATGACGCAGGCTCAGAGACGGGCGTGTTTGGAGCGGTGGTATACCGAGCGACAGGAGATACTTCTAGGCCGGAGATGA
- a CDS encoding high-affinity Cu transporter CTR3 gives MDHMSHNMDSMASMTSTMTMAMSASSTASAPMSTGSAHSMGGMDMGGKDSMHSCKISMLWNWYTIDSCFLSSQWHNTSRGMFAGSCIGVICLVICLEFLRRVGREYDAFIVRRARLRNQYLSTTASSQGLTRATDADASAEDSPNSTRGVVRAASKGAGRTLCSAFEDKTPVRPTLIEQLVRALLHMLQFAVAYFVMLLAMYFNGYIIICIFIGAFLGSFIFSWEPLNLQKEYVIPLPLPYLPQMICKELGLTCVLV, from the exons ATGGATCATATGAGCCACAATATGGACTCCATGGCGTCCATGACTTCAACCATGACCATGGCCATGTCTGCAAGCTCGACTGCCAGCGCCCCCATGAGCACCGGCAGCGCTCATAGTATGGGTGGCATGGATATGGGTGGCAAGGACAGCATGCACTCGTGCAAGATCTCG ATGTTATGGAACTGGTACACCATCGATTCCT GCTTCCTCTCCAGTCAATGGCACAACACCTCCCGCGGCATGTTCGCCGGCTCTTGCATCGGCGTCATCTGCCTCGTCATCTGCCTCGAGTTCCTCCGCCGCGTCGGCCGTGAGTATGACGCCTTCATCGTCCGCCGCGCCCGCCTAAGAAATCAGTACCTCTCCACAACCGCCTCGTCCCAAGGCCTAACCCGTGCCACCGATGCCGACGCCAGCGCCGAGGACTCCCCCAACTCCACCCGCGGCGTCGTACGCGCAGCATCAAAAGGTGCAGGGCGGACGCTCTGTAGCGCCTTCGAGGACAAGACGCCCGTCCGACCCACACTGATCGAGCAGCTGGTGCGCGCCCTCCTGCATATGCTGCAGTTTGCGGTGGCGTACTTTGTCATGTTGTTGGCCATGTACTTCAACGGGTACATCATTATCTGTATCTTCATCGGGGCGTTCCTGggctccttcatcttctcctgggAGCCTTTGAATCTGCAGAAGGAGTATGTTATTCCACTCCCCTTACCTTACCTTCCTCAGATGATATGCAAGGAGCTCGGTTTGACTTGTGTTCTTGTTTAG
- a CDS encoding putative cell polarity protein has protein sequence MNPNPGTMSPVSVDGSDWSGINQYQKSDPPFSPTSSTRNNLATPPTSGTPSGLGPNNAGAPNGSTNGVSDPGNPSPPSSVAARSSSGTLAEDRSKRTKQMEEVLGQHYFALRRFLNASYRDERANSKSNKARDKLLRLSATQFQELSTDVYDELLRRQQAMPSPGRPGPSRPDVPPFLPPREDFHEKRNQARQKLASLQHQRFRDLATDVFCELERRFPQFPARESRRASPAPSLRGRPSNGYPPNGFGPNGYPPPPGSRRSQSRGPPNRMGRGYPSGGPPGSPMGGYPPRQGSLGGPPSVNGDVGPQAKSFQSNTIVPNKSIMVEDDDDAPGAEDDYDARSDAFALDGVLQSRRGTTTTLGESERKLLADAQSQASALQEKVHKLEEMLKQKDEELSRYQEEQGKVDQLEELIRSKDEELSKFQEEQRRSQMTGAAKQEWDTLKMELESRISQAEELNTSLQLELEKVRTERDATERDLRSQLNEASQQSAGDAGLQSQFSELQIKYRDLQAELHQQQQVTEEVRREASTFLMEMKALSEQTQSRWEHEERLSGEVQRLEDELQQWKTRYAKVKTQLRHLRASSGISETRPGLSTVIQDNGFMQDDGLVKDIHVTKFQISIDELLRVARSDEYQLVMHQIKGVILAVRHVLNDIESTQNPADGLAAMRTKATRKVSATANNMITAAKNFVRSNGLSPVSLLDAAASHLSTAVIELIRLVKIRPTPEHELNENEEERDQFSQMKSPDYFSVAPSQSRMSNNDSIYSAMSDPSNRTPNGTHSHLDAGSQNGALTGSQLKSEDHELQELKLYIEDQTDGLVQSIQALVASVRAEDVLTTISTHVSAISSIVSKVSSSTEHFINRSNAGRVLRERSGPILETLNLHRTRLLETTAEGEDAVNIAEHREVIKKLPPIAFEIARETKELVHRLDLTDDNDSEDDFR, from the exons ATGAATCCCAACCCAGGCACCATGTCGCCTGTCTCCGTAGATGGAAGTGATTGGTCAGGGATCAATCAGTACCAGAAATCTGATCCACCATTCTCACCTACTTCCTCGACTCGCAATAACCTCGCAACTCCTCCAACCTCAGGCACACCCAGCGGGCTGGGTCCGAATAATGCGGGTGCGCCGAACGGGTCCACAAATGGTGTGAGCGACCCAGGCAACCCGTCGCCCCCGAGCTCAGTCGCGGCCCGGTCTAGCAGTGGAACTTTGGCCGAGGATCGCAGCAAGCGAACGAAACAGATGGAGGAAGTTCTTGGTCAACACTACTTTGCCCTGAGACGATTTCTTAATGCATCTTATCGGGATGAAAGAGCGAACAGTAAATCAAACAAAGCCCGAGACAAGCTGCTCAGGCTTTCGGCAACTCAGTTTCAAGAGCTCAGTACTGATGTTTACGATGAACTCCTCCGCCGGCAGCAGGCCATGCCTTCCCCCGGGCGGCCTGGTCCTTCGCGGCCCGATGTGCCGCCCTTCCTGCCTCCTCGGGAAGACTTTCATGAGAAGCGCAATCAAGCACGCCAGAAACTTGCGTCCCTTCAACACCAGCGGTTTAGAGACTTAGCTACGGACGTCTTCTGCGAACTGGAACGACGCTTCCCCCAGTTTCCGGCACGGGAATCTCGCCGAGCCAGCCCCGCCCCCAGCTTGCGTGGACGCCCATCAAATGGCTACCCTCCAAATGGTTTCGGTCCTAACGGTTATCCTCCGCCTCCCGGCAGTCGGCGCTCTCAGTCTCGAGGCCCTCCAAACCGCATGGGAAGGGGCTATCCCTCCGGCGGTCCTCCAGGCAGTCCAATGGGTGGGTATCCTCCCCGCCAAGGGTCCTTGGGCGGGCCGCCGTCGGTGAACGGTGACGTTGGACCGCAAGCCAAGTCATTCCAAAGCAACACGATTGTCCCAAATAAGAGTATCATGgtggaggacgacgacgatgcgCCCGGCGCGGAAGACGATTACGACGCGAGGAGTGATGCTTTCGCTCTGGATGGGGTCTTGCAAAGCAGGAGAGGGACGACGACAACCCTAGGTGAGAGTGAACGGAAGCTTTTGGCGGACGCGCAGTCGCAGGCGTCTGCATTACAGGAGAAAGTCCACAAGTTGGAGGAAATGCTCAAACAAAAAGACGAAGAACTCTCCAGGTACCAAGAGGAGCAGGGCAAGGTGGACCAACTTGAGGAGTTGATCAGGTCAAAAGATGAGGAGCTGTCGAAATTTCAAGAAGAGCAACGAAGATCTCAG ATGACTGGCGCAGCAAAGCAAGAATGGGACACCCTCAAGATGGAGCTCGAAAGTAGAATCTCCCAAGCGGAAGAATTGAACACCTCTCTTCAGCTCGAACTCGAAAAGGTGCGAACTGAGCGTGATGCCACGGAGAGAGATTTGAGAAGTCAACTCAACGAGGCATCGCAGCAGAGTGCCGGGGACGCCGGGCTACAATCTCAATTCTCTGAGCTGCAGATCAAGTATCGGGACCTGCAGGCGGAGTTacaccaacagcaacaggtGACAGAGGAAGTCAGACGAGAAGCCTCCACCTTTTTAATGGAGATGAAGGCTCTGTCGGAGCAAACTCAGTCACGCTGGGAGCACGAAGAGAGATTGTCAGGCGAGGTTCAACGGTTGGAAGACGAATTACAGCAATGGAAGACCCGGTACGCCAAAGTCAAGACTCAGCTACGGCATCTTCGAGCATCATCCGGCATTTCAGAGACTCGTCCCGGCCTCAGCACCGTAATTCAAGACAACGGCTTCATGCAGGACGATGGATTGGTCAAGGATATACATGTTACCAAGTTCCAAATTTCCATTGACGAGTTGCTTCGCGTCGCACGATCCGATGAATACCAACTCGTGATGCACCAGATTAAGGGTGTTATTCTCGCAGTCCGTCATGTTCTTAATGACATTGAGTCGACGCAGAACCCTGCCGACGGATTAGCAGCTATGCGTACAAAAGCTACCCGGAAAGTGTCTGCGACAGCAAATAACATGATCACCGCGGCCAAGAACTTCGTCCGTTCGAATGGTCTTTCACCTGTTTCGCTCCTTGATGCTGCGGCATCGCACTTGTCCACTGCAGTTATTGAGCTTATTCGTCTCGTGAAAATCCGCCCCACTCCAGAACATGAGCTCAACGAaaacgaagaagaacgagatCAATTCTCGCAGATGAAGTCTCCCGACTATTTTAGCGTTGCTCCGAGCCAAAGCAGAATGAGTAATAACGACTCGATCTATAGTGCTATGAGCGATCCTTCTAATCGTACTCCAAATGGAACACATTCTCACTTGGATGCAGGGTCTCAGAATGGTGCTTTGACCGGCTCACAGCTGAAATCTGAAGATCACGAGCTCCAGGAATTGAAG CTGTATATTGAAGACCAAACAGACGGGCTGGTCCAGTCCATTCAGGCACTCGTCGCCAGCGTTCGTGCGGAAGACGTTTTGACGACAATCAGCACCCATGTTTCGGCCATTTCTTCCATTGTTTCCAAAGTCTCCTCATCCACGGAGCATTTCATCAATAGATCCAACGCTGGTCGCGTCCTTCGGGAACGCTCTGGCCCCATACTTGAGACGCTCAATTTGCATCGGACTCGTCTCTTAGAAACAACAGCtgagggcgaggatgcggTAAATATTGCGGAACACAGAGAGGTTATCAAGAAGCTTCCACCCATTGCTTTCGAAATCGCTAGAGAAACAAAGGAACTTGTCCATCGTCTTGATCTTACGGATGATAATGATTCCGAAGACGACTTCCGGTAG
- a CDS encoding GIG1 family protein: protein MSTNMSISTQAATCTTTDENISASTTRLNQDKNLAEKLPYWLVNVPPSQWPAECPPFLRDLPAKSISILSTPDAEYKKQDWETVKEIVRSNRIDLFQRVPSELRRYLAFKAHIIANYGSIMRFMAKERLHWGDGDAEDLRPKGRPFEFDEDIRILYNDWPYGVEEGIVHLVVWTKFELEDDPATDDLTPQARKEIDDYVTRTFRSRMPAEQVIWFKNWKSLKSVHAVEHFHVMLYQPDMEFVKEVTQGDVPMTARF from the exons ATGTCTACAAACATGAGTATCTCAACACAAGCAGCGACGTGCACAACTACTGATGAGAACATCAGCGCCTCAACGACACGCCTAAATCAAGATAAGAACTTGGCGGAGAAATTACCGTACTGGCTCGTCAATGTGCCCCCATCACAGTGGCCGGCGGAATGTCCTCCGTTCCTGCGCGACTTACCGGCCAAGTCTATTTCAATTCTGTCGACTCCAGATGCGGAGTACAAGAAACAGGATTGGGAGACGGTAAAGGAGATTGTTA GAAGTAACCGGATAGATCTGTTCCAGCGTGTTCCGAGCGAACTGAGAAGATATCTGGCATTTAAAGCGCATATTATAGCCAACTATGGATCGATCATGCGTttcatggccaaggaaagGCTCCACTGGGGGGATGGAGACGCGGAGGATCTGAGGCCCAAGGGACGGCCGTTCGAGTTCGATG AGGATATTCGGATTTTGTACAATGACTGGCCGTATGGGGTCGAGGAGGGCATTGTGCATCTTGTCGTGTGGACAAAGTtcgagctggaagatgatcCTGCGACGGATGATTTGACGCCTCAAGcgaggaaggagattgatgatTATGTGACCAGGACGTTTCGGTCGCGGATGCCGGCGGAACAG GTCATCTGGTTCAAGAACTGGAAGTCGCTAAAGTCGGTCCACGCAGTTGAACACTTTCATGTCATGCTCTATCAGCCGGACATGGAATTCGTAAAGGAGGTTACTCAGGGGGATGTGCCAATGACGGCAAGGTTCTAA
- the ssuA gene encoding RNA polymerase II subunit A C-terminal domain phosphatase, producing MAHDPRLSSAGTATPNPPPPPPPPPPEPSTTGTGETQAAEPSAPAQSSDSFKLKFCTVCASNQNRSMEAHLRLSTAPSPFPVISFGTGSLVRLPGPSITQPNVYNFNTTSYSQMYDELLAKDERLYRNNGLLNMLDRNRNLKWGPERFQDWVPGMPRVDHVSKGDKGALGTEGGTVDVIITCEERCWDAVVDDLMNKGAALNRPVHVFNVDIRDNHEEALVGGKAILELATRLNDAATQERKIHGAEGWENGNGEARRSFDERVPEILASWQEKWPNLPALWTLAWL from the coding sequence ATGGCTCATGACCCTCGACTATCCAGTGCGGGCACTGCCACTCCCAatccgcctcctcccccccctcctccacccccgGAGCCCTCCACGACAGGGACAGGCGAGACCCAGGCCGCAGAACCATCTGCTCCTGCACAGTCCTCAGACTCGTTCAAGCTGAAGTTCTGCACAGTATGTGCATCTAACCAGAACCGTTCGATGGAAGCCCACCTCCGGCTCTCGACGGCGCCCTCTCCCTTCCCCGTGATTTCATTCGGAACAGGGTCCCTGGTCCGTCTTCCAGGACCATCCATCACTCAACCTAATGTCTACAACTTCAACACTACCTCATACTCGCAAATGTATGACGAGCTCCTCGCCAAGGACGAAAGACTCTACCGTAATAATGGCCTTCTGAACATGCTTGATCGCAATCGGAATCTGAAATGGGGCCCGGAGCGTTTCCAGGACTGGGTTCCCGGAATGCCGCGAGTGGACCACGTGTCGAAAGGCGACAAAGGTGCTCTGGGCACAGAAGGAGGTACGGTCgacgtcatcatcacctgcGAGGAGCGGTGTTGGGATGCCGTCGTAGACGATCTTATGAACAAGGGCGCGGCTCTCAATCGACCGGTCCACGTGTTCAATGTCGACATCAGAGATAACCATGAGGAGGCCCTGGTAGGAGGAAAGGCCATCCTCGAATTAGCTACGCGACTGAACGATGCGGCGACCCAGGAACGTAAGATTCATGGTGCCGAGGGCTGGGAGAACGGTAATGGTGAAGCCCGTAGGAGCTTTGACGAACGCGTACCTGAGATTCTGGCGTCGTGGCAGGAGAAGTGGCCCAATTTGCCGGCTTTGTGGACTCTGGCTTGGCTATAG
- the cyp4 gene encoding peptidyl-prolyl cis-trans isomerase: protein MSQVFFDVEYAPVGTAETSARNCAQSGLDAFGLQSILSILFTDGILLRAVTAKVGRIVFNLFDKDVPKTAKNFRELCKRPAGEGYRESTFHRIIPNFMIQGGDFTRGNGTGGRSIYGDKFADENFSRKHDKKGILSMANAGPNTNGSQFFITTAVTSWLDGKHVVFGEVADEKSYSVVKEIEALGSSSGSVRSNTRPKIVNCGEL from the exons ATGTCTCAGGTCTTCTTCGACGTCGAGTACGCCCCTGTGGGCACCGCTGAAA CATCGGCGAGGAACTGTGCTCAAAGCGGCCTCGATGCATTCGGTCTCCAATCCATACTTTCGATTCTTTTTACTGACGGTATCTTGCTTCGTGCCGTGACAGCCAAGGTCGGCCGTATTGTGTTTAACCTCTTCGACAAGGATGTCCCCAAGACCGCCAAGAACTTCCGTGAGCTCTGCAAGAGACCTGCCGGTGAAGGCTACAGGGAGTCTACTTTCCACCGCATCATCCCCAACTTCATGATCCAGGGTGGTGACTTCACTCGAGGCAAT GGCACTGGTGGTCGCTCTATTTACGGAGACAAATTTGCCGACGAGAACTTCAGCCGCAAGCACGACAAGAAGGGTATCCTCTCCATGGCCAACGCTGGTCCTAACAC CAACGGCTCtcagttcttcatcaccaCGGCTGTGACTTCCTGGCTCGATGGCAAGCACGTTGTCTTTGGTGAAGTTGCGGATGAGAAGTCCTACAGCgtcgtcaaggagatcgaagCTCTCGGAAGCAGCAGCGGTTCTGTCCGTTCCAACACTCGCCCCAAGATTGTCAACTGTGGTGAGCTGTAA
- a CDS encoding exosome non-catalytic core subunit SKI6, whose translation MPLDTSTTYPLTKLRLDGRRWNELRLLQAQISTNPASSGSSFLSMGNTSIMCSVHGPAEGKRGDATGGAAGSAGAVVEVDVNIAGFAGVDRRRRAGGSDRQSSRIATILRSAFQSHLHTHLYPHSTISIHVSVLSADGSLLAAAVNACTLALVDAGIPMPGLLSACTSGMSGSASTLRDPRNDFLDPLLDLSLPEEQELPFLTVGTTTAIPVGEDAMDDDDEDMKVSMMVMDSKVHCTYLETMLAVGIDGCKQIREILEGVIKGTNRGV comes from the exons ATGCCTCTCGATACCTCTACAACTTATCCTCTTACGAAGCTGCGCCTTGATGGGCGCCGCTGGAACGAGCTCCGACTCCTTCAAGCGCAGATTTCTACCAACCCCGCGAGTTCTGGGTCATCCTTTTTGTCGATGGGAAATACATCGATAATGTGCTCTGTTCATGGTCCAGCGGAGGGAAAAAGGGGTGACGCGACAGGAGGTGCTGCAGGATCCGCGGGAGCTGTGGTCGAGGTCGACGTCAACATCGCGGGTTTCGCGGGCGTTGATCGCAGGAGGAGAGCTGGGGGCAGCGACAG GCAATCTTCACGGATTGCGACGATACTGCGCTCGGCCTTTCAATCCCACCTTCACACCCATCTCTATCCACACAGTACGATTAGCATTCACGTCTCAGTCCTGTCGGCTGATGGGTCTCTGCTCGCCGCAGCGGTCAATGCATGTACCCTAGCCCTTGTTGACGCTGGTATTCCCATGCCAGGCCTGCTGTCTGCCTGTACCTCTGGCATGAGCGGCAGCGCCTCTACGCTACGTGATCCTCGGAATGACTTCCTGGATCCCCTTTTAGATCTATCACTgccagaagagcaagagcttCCATTCCTGACGGTTGGGACAACAACTGCTATTCCCGTTGGAGAGGATGccatggacgatgacgacgaagataTGAAGGTCTCTATGATGGTGATGGACTCGAAAGTCCATTGCACTTATCTCGAGACAATGCTCGCCGTCGGTATTGACGGATGCAAGCAGATTCGGGAGATCTTGGAAGGAGTCATCAAGGGGACAAACCGAGGAGTATGA